One region of Rhodocaloribacter litoris genomic DNA includes:
- a CDS encoding adenylate kinase produces the protein MRIVLFGPPGVGKGTQARLLAERRGLAHISTGVILRQAMRDDTPVGREARDYVNAGRLVPGAIVRKLAEDAIARNGYDNFVLDGYPRTLEQAAWLQAFLEAHEAPLHAVLSLQVPDEVIVDRLSKRRVHRETGENFHLDFKPPPEGIDPALIVQRPDDRPEAIRKRLEVYRAETSPVEQFYETRGLLYRIDGVGSFEDVYRRIVNLLERVVSPEPGRVGKSGTV, from the coding sequence ATGCGGATCGTCTTATTCGGGCCACCGGGTGTGGGGAAAGGCACACAGGCGCGCCTGCTCGCGGAGCGGCGGGGCCTGGCTCACATCTCCACCGGGGTCATCCTGCGCCAGGCCATGCGCGACGACACCCCCGTCGGCCGGGAGGCCCGGGACTACGTCAACGCCGGCCGGCTCGTGCCGGGAGCCATCGTCCGCAAGCTCGCCGAGGACGCCATCGCCCGGAACGGGTACGACAACTTCGTGCTCGACGGCTACCCCCGCACCCTCGAACAGGCCGCCTGGCTCCAGGCGTTCCTCGAAGCCCACGAGGCCCCGTTGCACGCGGTGCTCAGCCTGCAGGTGCCCGACGAGGTGATCGTGGACCGGCTCTCGAAGCGACGCGTACACCGCGAGACCGGCGAAAACTTTCACCTGGACTTCAAGCCCCCTCCCGAAGGGATCGACCCGGCGCTGATCGTACAACGCCCGGACGACCGCCCGGAGGCCATCCGCAAACGGCTCGAGGTGTACCGGGCCGAAACCAGCCCCGTCGAGCAGTTCTATGAAACGCGCGGGCTGCTCTACCGCATCGACGGCGTCGGAAGCTTTGAGGACGTTTACCGGCGTATCGTCAACCTTCTGGAACGGGTGGTTTCCCCGGAGCCGGGCCGGGTGGGGAAAAGCGGTACGGTCTAG
- a CDS encoding phage holin family protein, with amino-acid sequence MDTPEQHPSLTGGAGPERQLPSDATRLERIALHTRGLVEDVKEWVDLKIQLVQVQIEERIEERLNRAALGVVLGVVVLLALVFALTAAALGLGAWLGHSAWGFLVVAGVLLVVAGLLRAVRPRLVKVREAGSEPPVSSPASDAPSRPSPPEADARTRLQP; translated from the coding sequence ATGGACACACCGGAGCAACATCCTTCTCTGACCGGCGGTGCCGGTCCGGAGCGGCAGCTTCCCTCCGACGCCACGCGTCTGGAGCGCATTGCGCTGCACACGCGCGGACTGGTCGAGGACGTGAAGGAGTGGGTCGATCTCAAGATCCAGCTCGTACAGGTTCAGATCGAGGAACGGATCGAGGAGCGGCTGAACCGGGCGGCGCTGGGGGTGGTGCTGGGGGTGGTGGTGTTGCTGGCGCTGGTCTTTGCCCTGACGGCGGCGGCGCTGGGACTCGGAGCGTGGCTGGGGCACAGTGCCTGGGGTTTCCTCGTGGTGGCCGGGGTGCTGCTCGTGGTGGCCGGGCTGCTACGGGCCGTGAGGCCGCGGCTCGTCAAGGTGCGCGAGGCGGGTTCGGAACCGCCGGTGTCGTCGCCCGCTTCGGATGCGCCGTCGCGCCCGTCGCCGCCGGAGGCGGATGCCCGAACGCGTTTGCAACCCTGA
- a CDS encoding NifU N-terminal domain-containing protein, whose translation MPAFHFHPTPNPNSMKITLSEGTFIADGMLSFAGAEAARDHPLGAALFAVEGVTNVFILPQFLTITKTPDADWDALMEAVTAVLARHFEADG comes from the coding sequence ATGCCCGCTTTTCACTTTCATCCCACCCCGAATCCGAACAGCATGAAGATCACCCTCAGCGAGGGAACGTTCATAGCCGACGGGATGCTCTCGTTTGCCGGCGCCGAAGCCGCCCGGGACCACCCGCTGGGCGCGGCCCTCTTCGCCGTCGAGGGTGTGACCAACGTTTTCATCCTTCCCCAGTTTCTCACGATCACCAAGACCCCGGACGCCGACTGGGACGCGCTGATGGAGGCCGTCACGGCGGTGCTGGCCCGGCACTTCGAGGCGGACGGCTGA
- a CDS encoding DUF190 domain-containing protein, which produces MKLPDEGILLRVFIGESDRHEGQALYHAIVQKARALNLAGATVVRGIEGFGAASRIHTARILRLSEDLPVVIEIVDTEEKIMELMPFLDETVKEGLVTMEKVRIIRYRHGREEGDHA; this is translated from the coding sequence GTGAAACTACCCGACGAAGGTATCCTGCTCCGTGTCTTTATCGGCGAGTCGGACAGGCACGAGGGGCAGGCGCTCTACCACGCCATCGTGCAGAAGGCACGGGCGCTGAACCTGGCCGGGGCCACCGTGGTGCGGGGGATCGAAGGCTTCGGAGCGGCCAGCCGGATCCACACAGCCCGTATCCTGCGTCTCTCCGAGGATCTGCCCGTCGTCATCGAGATCGTCGACACCGAGGAGAAGATCATGGAGCTGATGCCTTTTCTCGACGAGACGGTGAAGGAAGGGCTGGTGACGATGGAGAAGGTGCGTATCATCCGGTACCGGCATGGCCGGGAGGAAGGGGACCATGCCTGA
- a CDS encoding methyl-accepting chemotaxis protein, translating into MTFRTKLFGLAGLMLTLFAGAGLFAWRANEALRQENEARSLLADWQRTYAEALRFITAGDSASIRAARGRVTRPERFETRDPRPEREAAASLAGLGKKYREALHGLEEQAVAAGKLDARLREHIRIVEAAIGETPLRHLEFLLLQLRRAEQAYLLRGEERYVGEVRQVAAALAEATRVAWLRRRIKESILGGLEAYLADFEQLVAAKETLRAQVQALGALRDEAGARLGAFVEARREDARRARRLMLGMLGLALVLGGGAMVSLSGTLLKSLRRLEGLVSRLAGGHLDAPVEPRRRDEVGRIGTALGVLAARLQRRFEHTPRLVEGLTALGDAADRDAALRALLDELRAMTGARGAALVLYDRNGHVEARHVVNLDEQDLDTAEAGDEGETGCGQDAFRIRLTCGDHRLGWLYLAGCREEEAFREKDGTLLAAVARLAARLLHGRAAQEALQRTYEHLCREVDRIAVTVEHLAEGDLRVEVEAKEEGGVPARLQRAVAGMVTGFRQRFLRIHAAAGTTAAAAMQIREATGRLAGGVREASAQTGAVAAAFEEMARTIAENARQAAHTAEVATQSGAVAREGGAIVAQTVEKIRQIAGVVGRSAEKIEHLGASSGEIGKIVSVIEEIADQTNLLALNAAIEAARAGDQGRGFAVVADEVRKLAERTTQATRQIGEMIRSIQKETAGAVEVMREGRQEVEDGLRLADQAGAALTRVVEETREVVQQIEQMAAAAGQQSATSEQVVQAIQRIAAVTEEATRGIDEMARVAEQLCLQAETLDTLLGHLQPGAASRKGPGAGDAGREARRAGTESRKNTPGIPA; encoded by the coding sequence ATGACGTTTCGCACCAAACTTTTCGGCCTTGCCGGTCTGATGCTCACGTTGTTCGCCGGTGCCGGGTTGTTCGCCTGGCGGGCGAATGAGGCGCTCCGGCAGGAGAATGAGGCCCGGTCTCTCCTGGCCGACTGGCAGCGCACCTACGCCGAAGCCCTTCGTTTCATCACCGCCGGCGACTCCGCTTCTATCCGGGCGGCCCGGGGACGCGTCACACGTCCCGAGCGGTTCGAAACACGGGACCCCCGGCCGGAGCGTGAGGCGGCGGCATCGCTTGCCGGCCTGGGAAAGAAATACCGGGAAGCTTTGCACGGGCTGGAGGAACAGGCGGTGGCGGCGGGGAAGCTGGACGCACGGCTTCGCGAGCACATCCGGATCGTGGAGGCGGCCATCGGCGAGACGCCCTTGCGGCACCTCGAGTTTCTGCTGTTGCAGTTGCGCCGGGCCGAGCAGGCCTACCTGCTCCGGGGCGAGGAACGGTATGTCGGAGAGGTGCGGCAGGTGGCTGCGGCGCTGGCTGAGGCGACGCGGGTGGCCTGGCTGCGTCGCCGGATCAAGGAGAGCATCCTCGGGGGCCTCGAGGCCTACCTCGCGGATTTTGAGCAACTGGTCGCTGCAAAAGAGACCTTGCGGGCGCAGGTGCAGGCGCTCGGTGCCCTGCGGGACGAGGCCGGGGCCCGCCTCGGCGCGTTCGTCGAGGCGCGCCGGGAGGACGCCCGCCGTGCGCGCCGGCTGATGCTGGGGATGCTGGGACTGGCGCTCGTGCTGGGCGGCGGGGCGATGGTTTCCCTCTCCGGCACGCTGCTGAAGTCCCTTCGCAGGCTCGAAGGTCTCGTCTCCCGGCTGGCCGGGGGACATCTGGACGCCCCGGTGGAACCCCGGAGACGGGACGAGGTGGGCCGGATCGGCACGGCGCTCGGGGTGCTGGCCGCCCGCCTGCAGCGCCGGTTCGAGCACACGCCGCGCCTCGTCGAAGGCCTGACGGCGCTCGGGGACGCTGCGGACCGTGACGCGGCACTGAGGGCGCTGCTGGACGAACTGCGCGCCATGACCGGGGCCCGCGGCGCCGCCCTGGTGCTCTACGACCGGAACGGCCACGTCGAGGCCCGGCACGTCGTGAACCTCGACGAGCAAGACCTCGACACCGCAGAGGCCGGAGACGAAGGAGAGACCGGATGCGGGCAGGACGCCTTCCGGATCCGGCTCACCTGTGGGGATCACCGGCTCGGATGGCTGTACCTGGCCGGGTGCCGGGAAGAAGAGGCTTTCCGGGAAAAGGACGGGACGTTGCTGGCGGCCGTCGCGCGGCTGGCCGCCCGGTTGCTTCACGGGCGGGCCGCGCAGGAGGCCCTTCAGCGTACGTATGAGCACCTGTGCCGGGAGGTGGACCGGATCGCCGTGACGGTCGAACATTTGGCCGAAGGCGACCTGCGGGTTGAGGTCGAGGCGAAGGAGGAGGGAGGCGTGCCGGCTCGGCTGCAACGGGCCGTTGCCGGCATGGTGACCGGGTTCCGGCAGCGCTTCCTCCGGATCCATGCGGCAGCCGGCACCACGGCAGCCGCTGCCATGCAGATCCGCGAGGCCACGGGACGGCTCGCCGGCGGTGTCCGGGAAGCCTCGGCGCAGACCGGTGCCGTGGCAGCCGCCTTCGAGGAGATGGCGCGCACCATCGCCGAGAACGCCCGGCAGGCCGCGCACACCGCCGAAGTTGCCACGCAGAGTGGGGCCGTGGCCCGGGAAGGCGGGGCCATCGTCGCGCAGACGGTCGAGAAAATCCGGCAGATCGCCGGCGTCGTCGGTCGCTCGGCCGAAAAGATCGAACACCTCGGGGCTTCCAGTGGCGAGATCGGCAAGATCGTCTCCGTCATCGAGGAGATCGCCGATCAGACCAACCTGCTCGCCCTCAATGCGGCCATCGAGGCAGCCCGGGCGGGGGATCAGGGCCGGGGCTTCGCCGTCGTGGCCGACGAGGTGCGCAAGCTGGCCGAGCGCACCACCCAGGCGACCCGGCAGATCGGCGAGATGATCCGCTCGATCCAGAAGGAGACGGCCGGCGCCGTCGAGGTGATGCGGGAAGGACGGCAGGAGGTGGAGGACGGCCTGCGCCTCGCCGACCAGGCGGGTGCGGCGCTGACCCGTGTCGTCGAGGAAACCCGGGAGGTCGTGCAGCAGATCGAGCAGATGGCCGCCGCCGCCGGGCAACAGTCGGCTACGAGCGAGCAGGTGGTGCAGGCCATCCAGCGCATCGCGGCGGTGACGGAGGAGGCCACCCGCGGAATCGACGAGATGGCCCGGGTGGCGGAGCAGTTGTGCCTGCAGGCGGAAACCCTGGATACGCTGCTGGGGCATCTGCAGCCGGGCGCTGCCTCGCGGAAGGGGCCGGGCGCGGGAGACGCCGGCCGGGAGGCCCGCCGGGCGGGCACGGAAAGCCGGAAGAACACGCCCGGAATCCCGGCGTAG